From Chryseobacterium camelliae:
TAATAAATACCCAGTCCAGAAAAAATGATCTTATTGCCGTCAGTCAGTTTTATAGATGTTTTATTGCCGTCGGCTCCTGCGGTCTGGCTGCCTACAAAAATAACATTGGGGACTTTCTTTGAAAACCATGGCCCACATTTCCTCCGCACTTACGGTATGTTCATTGATAAGGACGACCACCTGTCCCTTGTACGGATCAGGATTCTCTTTTCCTGCAAACTTATACTCTTTATTCACGATATTGTCTACAAAACAAAATCTACCCGGTTGAGTGAAATTGGGCTGGGTTTTTATTCCGTAAACAACGGGCTTGCTGAGTAAATAATCAAACACTTTAAGCAGGGAACCATTGTCATTGTAGCCGCGCAGGTCAAAAACCATCCCTTTGGTATTTTTGTATTGTTCCATCAGGGCAGGGATTTCTGCTCCCTTCAATGATGCAAATTCGAAATACACTTTATCATCGATGGGGAAGCTTGGGTTTAGGCGGCTTTCTTTCTCATTATAAGTTAAATAGTTATAGGTTTTTCCTTTGTATACCAGGTGAAGATCCGGGATTCCGTCTTTATCCCATTCATTGTTAAAAATGCGCTTCATCCGTTCCACGGTGGTCCGGAAGTTTTCCCCGTTCTTGTGAACTCCTTCCACTACGAAGGTTTCCTCATCCCCGCTAAAAAGGTAACTGTATGCCTCACGCAGTTTTACGGATTCATTGGAAAAGGCAAAATATTTCGACCTTTCCTTGATGTTTTTAAGAATTGATTTGCCGTTAATTTTAGTAATTAGATCACCAACTTCCAGATGGGCTTTTTTCATCTTCGCCTCATCTTTGATTCCGGTGATAAGCACAGTATCTTCAACCATCTGAAAAGTAAAGGGGGAGGACAGCTTCCCGACCACATCATATTGGTAGGTCTTTTCAATTCCGACATGGGTATCCTGCAACTCAGCAGCCAGCTGCATCACTGCCGATTCATACTCTTTCTCATTGTTGATCTTTTTAAATAAAGGAATGTATTTTTTCAGGACATCATCCCATTGATGGTCAAGCAGGTATTTGTAAGGATAAAAATACTCAACCACATTCCAGATCCTGAATAAATCCAGCATTTTAACGTCTTTTGAAAAAGTACCGTACACTTTTTCATTGGCACTGCTGAAATAGATGCCGCTTTTAGCTGTATTGGAATAAAAGCTGCCAACATTTTCGGGTATATTAACCAGATGGAGGAGACGGTTTTTATTCTCAGGGCTCACTTTTCTTAATTTTTCGATCCATGATGCATCAAAATTCCGGAGGGTAATACTGTCACATTCGCTCTCCTGCTTAGGAATTTTATCAAACTTCTGTTCATCCGCGGTGTTCAGCCAATTTTTTATGAGGCCATCGGTTCCTGCTTTTGAATCTTGGCGAAAACTTGCTAATAAAACGGCATCCCAATCTGTTTTTCCCTGGGAAACGGCAGGATGATAATATTTGATTAATCCCCAGACTTTTCCCATTTCATAAAGGTCACGATCAGAAAAGGTGTTCAACTGGGCAGACAGGGTAGAGGTGATTAAAGATAAGATCAGGATAATGGATTTCATGTTTATATTGGGAATTTGTTATTTATGAATAACTGGTCATAATTTTCAGGGCTTAAATTAGTGGTATTTTGTGAAACTGCGATCATTTATTTTTTATTGTTTACAAGAGCGTTTGAAATATGACCTTTTAAGCAGATCAACATTTATAAAGATTAAATGGTAAGTTCAGTTTAGGTCTCCATCAGCAGATAAAAATCAGGAATCGGGTCTACTTTCTTTTATGTATCATAAAACATCAGACCTGATCATTCAGAAAAGCAGTATTCCATAGGAATACCATCCGTGTAGCAGGGGGAAATTTTAATGGAAACAGCACTCTGTAGGAGTGCCATCTTATCAATAGTTGCAAAAGATTGAACTCCTCCGGAGTTCGGTTGTTTTTTTTCATTCATCCTACACACATACTGCTCCTATGGAGCAGACCAGGTAATCAGCAAGCCTATCTTTTGTAACTTTTGCGGTTAAAATAAAACCACTTCATCAAATCAGCTTGCTAATTCCTTCTTTGCCTGCTTAAAACAGAAAAAGAAACGAAAGCTTTGCGTCAAAAAACCTGCTTAAACGTTTCTAAACTTAAATTTATCAAAATCATCACTTTTAAAAATTCTAGTCCATCAATATTATTCTCAAAAATTAAGTGTTCATTACACATTTATTTAAAAGAGAATCCTATATTTGTGCTTCTCACAAAGATTACAAGAAACCATTGATGAATTTTAAATGATGAAAAAGCTTACAGAACGTTTGACCATTGACATTCATATATGAAAAAGATCACTTTAGGCATCGGCCTCCTCATCAGTACGGTATCGGCAGTATCTGCACAGACCGTCGGTACAGAACCGTTCAGAAATACAAAATTATCCGTAGAACAGCGAATTGAAAACCTTCTCGGACTGCTTACCGTAGATGAAAAAATAGGAATGATGATGGATAATTCCAAAGCCGTTCCCCGGTTGGGTATTCCCGCATACGGCTGGTGGAACGAGGCCCTGCACGGTGTGGCCAGGGCGGGAACCGCTACGGTTTTTCCTCAGGCCATCGGGTTGGCAGCAAGCTGGGACGTACCGGAACATCTGAAAACTTTTGAAATGATTTCTGACGAAGCCAGAGCCAAATACAATAGGTCTTTCGACGAAGCAGGAAAAACCGGACGATATGAAGGACTGACATTCTGGACACCCAACATCAATATCTTCCGTGATCCGCGATGGGGAAGAGGACAGGAAACCTATGGAGAAGACCCGTTCCTGACGGCAAGCCTGGGCGTAGCAGCTGTAAAAGGATTGCAGGGAAATGATCCCGACTACTTCAAAACCCACGCCTGCGCCAAGCATTTCGCCGTACACAGCGGCCCGGAATGGAACCGGCACTCTTACAACGCTGAAATTTCCCACCGCGACCTTTATGAAACCTATCTACCGGCTTTCAAAGCTTTGGTGATCGAAGGAAATGTAAGGGAAGTGATGTGTGCCTACAACGCATTCGATGGTCAGCCATGCTGCGCCAATGATTTTTTGGTAAGCGATATTCTGAGAGGAAAATGGAAATACGACGGAATGGTGGTGTCCGATTGTTGGGCACTTGCCGATTTCTATCAGAAAAAATACCACGGAACCCATCCGGATGAAAAATCCACGGCAGCCGATGCGCTGAAACATTCTACCGACCTTGAATGCGGAGATACCTACAACAATCTTAATAAATCTTTGGCCAGCGGCCTCATCACTGAAAAAGACATCGATGCATCCATGCGCCGGATCCTGAAAGGCTGGTTTGAACTCGGTATGCTCGATCCGAAATCAGCCGTACGCTGGAACAGCATTCCGTATACGGTAGTCGATTCCGAAGAGCATAAGCAACAAGCACTGAAAATGGCCCGGAAGTCGATCGTGCTCATGAAAAATGAGAAAAGTGTTCTTCCTTTAAATAAAAGCATAAAGAAAATTGCAATTGTAGGCCCTAATGCCGATGATGGAATCATGCAGCTGGGCAACTACAACGGAACCCCTTCTTCTACGGTTACTATCCTGGAAGGTATTAGAGCCAAGCTTCCCAGTACGGAAATCATCTATGAAAAAGGATGCGAAATTGCAGACCCTTCCGCAAGGACATTGCTTGCCAAAAATTTTAAAAGCCAGAAAAACGGGGCACCGGGAATGAAGGTAGAATTCTTCAACAATCCCGATTGGCAGGGAACCCCGGCGAATACTTCAGTAAACAATTCTGCTATTAATTACAGCAGCTTCGGCGGAACCCAGCTCGCTCCGGGCGTTAACCGCGAAAATACTTCCGCCAGGATTTCCGGTACCTTTACCAGCAGCTACACCGGAGAAGTGGTATTCTCCGCATTTACCTCCGATGTGTACACCTTATTGATCGATGGAAAGGAAATCGCCACCCGCAAAGGCCCGGACGCAAGACATCCGTCGGAATTTCCGGTACAGATGCAGAAAGGAAAAGAATACCAGGTGGAACTCTGTCACAGCCAGAAAGGAAAATATGTAAGTATCGGTTTTGAGGTATACCGTAAAGATCCGGTGAATTTTGCCGACGTAAAAGAAAAAGTAAAAGACGCCGACGTGATCGTATTTGCAGGCGGACTTTCCCCAAGCCTTGAAGGAGAGGAAATGCTGGTGAATGCCGAAGGTTTCAAAGGAGGGGATAAAACCAATATCGAACTGCCGAAAGTTCAGCGTGAGCTTTTGGCCGAATTGAGAAAGACAGGAAAACCGGTTGTTTTTGTACTGTGTACCGGAAGTGCCCTCGGTCTTGAGCAGGACGAAAAAAATTACGATGCCTTGGTAAACGCCTGGTACGGCGGACAATCCGGCGGAACAGCCGTAGCCGATGTATTGTTCGGAGATTACAACCCATCCGGAAAGCTTCCGGTTACTTTCTATAAAAATATCGCACAGCTGGATAATGCCCTGTCTAAAACCAGCAAGCATGAGGGGTTTGAAAATTACGACATGCAGGGACGAACCTACCGTTACATGAAAGAAAAACCGTTGTATCCTTTCGGTCACGGACTTAGTTATTCAGCATTTTCTTATGGAAATGCGACCCTCAGCAAAAACAGCATCGGTACGAATGAAACTGTAACCCTTTCAGTTCCGGTAACTAATACGTCCGGAAAAAACGGAGAAGAAGTCGTTGAGGTCTATGTTAAACGGAACAATGATCCGTTGGCTCCTGTAAAAACACTCAGGGCCTTCCAAAGGGTATCCGTTCCGTCCAAAAACTCTAAAACTGTCCAGCTCACCCTGTCTCCGGATTCTTTTATGTTCTATGACGAAAAAGCGGATGACCTGGTGTCCAAACCCGGCGATTATACCATCCTGTACGGCGGAACTTCTGCCGATTCAGGATTAAAAAGCCTTCCGCTCAAGGTAAAATAATAATTAAACTTACAAAACCTCACAAAACCTCATAGGTTTTAAAAACCTATGAGGTTTGATAAGCAGACTTCATGAAAACAAAAAATACAATTTGTGCCGCCGCACTTTTCCTGACGGCCACTTTCTTTTCCGCTCAGTCTCAAAAATCAAGCTTCAGCCTTGATCTGAACGGTGCATCTACCGGAATTAAGATCCAGCCAACGATGTACGGGATTTTCTTTGAGGATATCAACTTTGCAGCAGACGGCGGATTGTACGCTGAACTCATCAAAAACCGCAGCTTCGAATTCGACGAACCGCTGACAGGATGGAAGCAGCCTAACACGAAAACATTGTCTCCAAACCTGGATTCCGGGTTTTTGACAATCATAACCGATAAGTCTAAATCTAATAGAAATTACGCAAGAATTACGGTTTGGAACGACAAAAACTATCTGCTGGAAAATGAAGGATTCAGAGGAATCGGGCTGCATCAGGGTGAAAAATATGACTTAAGTTTTAATTTGGAAAACGTTTCAGGAAACATTTCTGCCATCAACATCAGTCTTGTCGACGAAAAAGGAACGGTGGTTTCTTCAGTTTCCAACATCATAAAAGGCGGAGGCTGGCAAAAGTACAATGCGGTTTTCAATCCTTCCAAAACCATTGAAAAAGCAAAGCTCCAGATCACATTTACCGGAAAAGGCGTTGTGAATATGGATATGATCTCACTGTTTCCCCAGGATACCTGGAGAGGAAGAAAAGGGGGATTAAGAAAAGATCTGGTGCAGAAATTATATGATTTACAGCCGGGATTTTTACGTTT
This genomic window contains:
- a CDS encoding S41 family peptidase produces the protein MRRKCGPWFSKKVPNVIFVGSQTAGADGNKTSIKLTDGNKIIFSGLGIYYPDGGETQRIGIKPDVVVRPTVESIRNKEDLLLLKALELIDQKK
- a CDS encoding S41 family peptidase, whose product is MKSIILILSLITSTLSAQLNTFSDRDLYEMGKVWGLIKYYHPAVSQGKTDWDAVLLASFRQDSKAGTDGLIKNWLNTADEQKFDKIPKQESECDSITLRNFDASWIEKLRKVSPENKNRLLHLVNIPENVGSFYSNTAKSGIYFSSANEKVYGTFSKDVKMLDLFRIWNVVEYFYPYKYLLDHQWDDVLKKYIPLFKKINNEKEYESAVMQLAAELQDTHVGIEKTYQYDVVGKLSSPFTFQMVEDTVLITGIKDEAKMKKAHLEVGDLITKINGKSILKNIKERSKYFAFSNESVKLREAYSYLFSGDEETFVVEGVHKNGENFRTTVERMKRIFNNEWDKDGIPDLHLVYKGKTYNYLTYNEKESRLNPSFPIDDKVYFEFASLKGAEIPALMEQYKNTKGMVFDLRGYNDNGSLLKVFDYLLSKPVVYGIKTQPNFTQPGRFCFVDNIVNKEYKFAGKENPDPYKGQVVVLINEHTVSAEEMWAMVFKESPQCYFCRQPDRRSRRQ
- a CDS encoding glycoside hydrolase family 3 C-terminal domain-containing protein; amino-acid sequence: MKKITLGIGLLISTVSAVSAQTVGTEPFRNTKLSVEQRIENLLGLLTVDEKIGMMMDNSKAVPRLGIPAYGWWNEALHGVARAGTATVFPQAIGLAASWDVPEHLKTFEMISDEARAKYNRSFDEAGKTGRYEGLTFWTPNINIFRDPRWGRGQETYGEDPFLTASLGVAAVKGLQGNDPDYFKTHACAKHFAVHSGPEWNRHSYNAEISHRDLYETYLPAFKALVIEGNVREVMCAYNAFDGQPCCANDFLVSDILRGKWKYDGMVVSDCWALADFYQKKYHGTHPDEKSTAADALKHSTDLECGDTYNNLNKSLASGLITEKDIDASMRRILKGWFELGMLDPKSAVRWNSIPYTVVDSEEHKQQALKMARKSIVLMKNEKSVLPLNKSIKKIAIVGPNADDGIMQLGNYNGTPSSTVTILEGIRAKLPSTEIIYEKGCEIADPSARTLLAKNFKSQKNGAPGMKVEFFNNPDWQGTPANTSVNNSAINYSSFGGTQLAPGVNRENTSARISGTFTSSYTGEVVFSAFTSDVYTLLIDGKEIATRKGPDARHPSEFPVQMQKGKEYQVELCHSQKGKYVSIGFEVYRKDPVNFADVKEKVKDADVIVFAGGLSPSLEGEEMLVNAEGFKGGDKTNIELPKVQRELLAELRKTGKPVVFVLCTGSALGLEQDEKNYDALVNAWYGGQSGGTAVADVLFGDYNPSGKLPVTFYKNIAQLDNALSKTSKHEGFENYDMQGRTYRYMKEKPLYPFGHGLSYSAFSYGNATLSKNSIGTNETVTLSVPVTNTSGKNGEEVVEVYVKRNNDPLAPVKTLRAFQRVSVPSKNSKTVQLTLSPDSFMFYDEKADDLVSKPGDYTILYGGTSADSGLKSLPLKVK